A genome region from Methylobacterium sp. FF17 includes the following:
- a CDS encoding carbohydrate porin has product MGKISTVAGLRASALGLGLAALAFAPEARAQATGIGLPDTVQRPALRRASRRPPQPDGQGFAGADSAAGAADTLGQTATPPTLPAGTFDLGNGLNLIANYTGQAAANPIGGIRQGGAYAGQVFFGIDADLNRLAGIAGGALHVAVTNRHGNNLSDRFIGNNTSVQEIFGGGQTTRLTLLSYEQKLFDDRLIVEFGRLVANIAFLNSPIYCNFQTNSACGNPTFVFKTSNFTFWPVASWGAHAKAWLTDRVFVHAGVYEVNPRHQQLGDNGLDFSTRGATGAIMPFELGYATTFANDPLPRNYGVGGWYDASDYADPVRDVTGQRSVLTGLAPATRFGRSGIYARFDQMVWRPDPAGIQGLTVFGVAMAGTSGRLVEDTFLEIGALQTGTFAGRPFDTVGFVVNIQRFSRLALSNIVFAQNSLGIDRTIPRQQIMMELNYGIQVAPSVRLTPNLQYIINPDQTRFPYRRKTIPDAFVIGAKLSVDLFTLAGLARGPGQ; this is encoded by the coding sequence ATGGGCAAGATATCGACGGTGGCGGGATTGAGAGCGAGCGCTCTGGGCCTCGGCCTCGCGGCGCTGGCCTTCGCACCGGAAGCGCGGGCGCAAGCGACCGGCATCGGCCTGCCGGACACGGTGCAGCGGCCTGCCCTGCGGCGCGCTTCCCGCCGGCCGCCGCAGCCGGACGGCCAGGGATTCGCGGGCGCCGACAGCGCGGCCGGCGCCGCCGACACGCTGGGCCAGACCGCGACGCCCCCGACCCTGCCGGCCGGCACCTTCGACCTCGGCAACGGCCTCAACCTCATCGCCAACTACACCGGGCAGGCGGCGGCCAATCCCATCGGCGGCATCCGGCAGGGCGGCGCCTATGCGGGGCAGGTCTTCTTCGGCATCGACGCCGACCTGAACCGGCTCGCCGGGATCGCGGGCGGAGCCCTCCACGTCGCGGTGACGAACCGGCACGGCAACAATCTCTCCGACCGGTTCATCGGCAACAACACCTCGGTGCAGGAGATCTTCGGGGGCGGCCAGACCACCCGGCTCACCCTGCTCAGCTACGAGCAGAAGCTCTTCGACGACCGGCTGATCGTCGAGTTCGGCCGGCTGGTCGCCAACATCGCCTTCCTCAACTCGCCGATCTACTGCAATTTCCAGACGAACTCCGCCTGCGGCAACCCGACCTTCGTGTTCAAGACCTCGAACTTCACCTTCTGGCCGGTCGCGAGCTGGGGCGCCCACGCCAAGGCCTGGCTGACCGACCGGGTGTTCGTCCATGCGGGCGTCTACGAGGTGAACCCGCGCCACCAGCAGCTCGGCGACAACGGCCTCGATTTCTCGACGCGGGGCGCCACCGGCGCGATCATGCCGTTCGAGCTCGGCTACGCCACCACCTTCGCCAACGACCCCCTGCCCCGGAACTACGGCGTCGGCGGCTGGTACGACGCCTCCGACTACGCCGACCCGGTCCGCGACGTGACCGGCCAACGCTCGGTGCTCACCGGCCTCGCCCCCGCCACCCGGTTCGGGCGCTCCGGCATCTATGCGCGCTTCGACCAGATGGTGTGGCGCCCCGACCCGGCCGGCATCCAGGGCCTGACCGTGTTCGGTGTCGCCATGGCCGGCACCTCGGGCCGCCTCGTGGAGGATACCTTCCTGGAGATCGGCGCGCTGCAGACCGGCACCTTCGCGGGCCGGCCCTTCGACACCGTGGGCTTCGTGGTCAACATCCAGCGTTTCTCGCGGCTCGCGCTCTCGAACATCGTGTTCGCGCAGAACAGCCTTGGGATCGACCGGACCATCCCGCGCCAGCAGATCATGATGGAACTGAACTACGGCATCCAGGTCGCGCCCTCGGTGCGGCTGACGCCGAACCTCCAGTACATCATCAATCCGGACCAGACGCGCTTCCCGTACCGTCGCAAGACGATCCCCGACGCCTTCGTCATCGGCGCCAAGCTCTCGGTCGACCTGTTCACCCTGGCGGGGCTGGCGCGCGGGCCGGGACAGTAG
- a CDS encoding lipocalin-like domain-containing protein, producing MPTRTTTMAALASACLLTGPARAEAPPALTGLWKLVSYEVEVRADGKTQPVMGAHPTGYAYFTPENRVFFLLSGEGRKAAETDAERAQLMKTLVSYTGTVTLSGDQWTTRIDTAWDPKWVGTDQTRTFTVEGRRLRVLTPWRVMPNWADQGETRSIVTFERAKD from the coding sequence ATGCCCACACGCACCACGACGATGGCCGCGCTCGCGTCGGCCTGCCTGCTCACCGGACCGGCCCGGGCCGAGGCGCCACCGGCCCTGACCGGCCTCTGGAAGCTCGTCTCCTACGAGGTCGAGGTCCGCGCCGACGGCAAGACGCAGCCGGTGATGGGCGCCCATCCCACCGGCTACGCCTACTTCACGCCGGAGAACCGCGTCTTCTTCCTGCTCTCGGGGGAGGGGCGCAAGGCCGCCGAAACCGACGCCGAACGCGCCCAGCTGATGAAGACGCTGGTCTCCTACACCGGCACGGTGACGCTCAGCGGCGACCAGTGGACCACCCGGATCGACACGGCCTGGGACCCGAAATGGGTCGGCACCGACCAGACCCGGACCTTCACCGTCGAGGGCCGCCGCCTGCGCGTCCTCACCCCCTGGCGCGTGATGCCGAACTGGGCCGACCAGGGCGAGACCCGCAGCATCGTCACCTTCGAGCGCGCGAAGGACTGA
- a CDS encoding amino acid ABC transporter permease has product MLANFDFSVITSALPYLFLDGMRFTLTLTALAAVGGIILGTLIAMMRLSSIPVIPQVAKGYVNLMRSLPLVLVIFWFYFLVPYLGQWVTGADRPMTVGAFTSSLVTFTLFEAAYFSEIMRAGIQSIPKGQAAAASALGLTYFASMRSVILPQVFRNMTPILLTQTIVLFQDTSLVYVLSVTDFLGAASKIAQRDGRLVEMYLFAAVVYFAVCFVASMAVRRLQKKIAIIR; this is encoded by the coding sequence ATGCTCGCGAACTTCGACTTCTCCGTCATCACCTCGGCGCTGCCGTACCTGTTCCTCGACGGCATGCGCTTCACCCTGACGCTCACGGCGCTCGCCGCCGTCGGCGGCATCATCCTCGGCACGCTCATCGCCATGATGCGGCTCTCCAGCATCCCGGTGATCCCGCAGGTGGCCAAGGGCTACGTCAACCTGATGCGGTCGCTGCCCCTCGTGCTGGTGATCTTCTGGTTCTACTTCCTGGTGCCCTATCTCGGGCAATGGGTGACGGGGGCCGACCGGCCGATGACGGTGGGCGCCTTCACCTCGTCGTTGGTGACCTTCACGCTGTTCGAGGCCGCCTACTTCTCCGAGATCATGCGCGCGGGCATCCAGTCGATCCCCAAGGGCCAGGCGGCGGCCGCCTCGGCGCTGGGGCTCACCTACTTCGCCTCGATGCGCAGCGTGATCCTGCCCCAGGTGTTCCGCAACATGACGCCCATCCTCCTGACCCAGACCATCGTGCTGTTCCAGGACACCTCGCTCGTCTACGTGCTCTCGGTCACCGACTTCCTGGGCGCGGCCTCGAAGATCGCCCAGCGCGATGGCCGCCTCGTCGAAATGTATCTGTTCGCGGCCGTGGTCTACTTCGCGGTCTGCTTCGTGGCCTCGATGGCGGTGCGCCGCCTTCAGAAGAAGATCGCCATCATCCGCTGA
- a CDS encoding YggS family pyridoxal phosphate-dependent enzyme, translating to MDDVAPDAPAPQATTPLEATDVVAGLEAVRHRIRQAAQDSERDPASVALVAVSKTIPAEGILPALEAGQRVFGENYVQESKAKWPALRARFPDVELHLVGPLQSNKAREAVELFDVIHGLDRLSLAAALAKEIERVGRAPKLLIQVNTGDEPQKGGVSPSAVDTLLSECRDTHGLAIQGLMCIPPAEAPPSPHFALLARIAHAHNLPILSMGMSADYPAAIQMGATHVRVGTAIFGARPPKG from the coding sequence ATGGACGACGTAGCTCCCGACGCTCCCGCCCCGCAGGCCACCACTCCCCTCGAGGCCACCGATGTCGTGGCCGGGCTGGAGGCGGTGCGCCACCGGATCCGCCAGGCGGCCCAGGATTCCGAGCGCGACCCGGCCTCGGTCGCCCTGGTCGCCGTGTCGAAGACGATTCCCGCCGAGGGGATCCTGCCGGCGCTGGAGGCCGGGCAGCGGGTGTTCGGCGAGAACTACGTGCAGGAATCGAAGGCGAAATGGCCGGCGCTCCGCGCGCGCTTCCCGGATGTCGAACTTCACCTCGTCGGACCGCTGCAATCGAACAAGGCGCGCGAGGCCGTGGAGCTGTTCGATGTGATCCACGGGCTCGACCGGCTCTCGCTGGCCGCCGCGCTCGCCAAGGAGATCGAGCGGGTCGGGCGCGCGCCGAAGCTCCTGATCCAGGTGAACACCGGGGACGAGCCGCAGAAGGGGGGCGTCTCTCCCTCGGCGGTGGATACGCTCCTCTCGGAATGCCGCGACACCCACGGGCTCGCGATCCAGGGGCTGATGTGCATCCCCCCCGCCGAGGCGCCGCCCTCGCCGCATTTCGCCCTGCTCGCCCGCATCGCGCACGCTCACAACCTGCCGATCCTCTCCATGGGCATGAGCGCGGATTACCCGGCCGCGATCCAGATGGGGGCCACCCATGTCCGTGTCGGCACCGCGATCTTCGGGGCCCGCCCGCCCAAGGGCTGA
- the leuS gene encoding leucine--tRNA ligase — protein MTTSPAQSPAPERYNAKETEPRWQQAWDAAGIYATKNDDPRPKYYVLEMFPYPSGRIHMGHVRNYAMGDVVARYKRARGFNVLHPMGWDAFGLPAENAAMERKVNPRDWTYANIATMRGQLQSMGLSLDWSREIATCDPDYYKHQQRMFLDFLAKGLVTRRTAKVNWDPVDHTVLANEQVIDGRGWRSGALVEQRELTQWFFKITDFAQDLYDALDGLERWPEKVRLMQKNWIGRSEGLEVRFAIEAPPHGVAPEVTVYTTRPDTLFGAKFLAIAADHPIAAKLAPAHPALQTFIEECRRTGTAQAAIDTAEKLGFDTGLKVRHPLDPSWLLPVYVANFVLMDYGTGAVFGCPAHDQRDLDFANKYGLGNTPVVCPEDQDAGSFVVTDTAYDGDGRMINSRFLDDMTTDEAFKAVANRLEAETLSGTAVASRKVQFRLRDWGVSRQRYWGCPIPIIHCEACGPVPVPVADLPVKLPDEVSFDVPGNPLERDHAWRNVPCPTCGKPARRETDTMDTFVDSSWYYARFTAPWLQDAPTDRKAVDQWLAVDQYIGGIEHAILHLLYARFFMRAMKATDWSGVSEPFAGLFTQGMVVHETYKDAAGAWVPPADIRITGEAGARQAFHVKTAEPIAIGPIEKMSKSKKNVVDPDDIIASYGADTARWFMLSDSPPERDVIWTEDGVQGAARFVQRVWRLVSLAAASEGSAGSGDAALRKAAHKALASVEEDIERLRFNRCVAHTYTLANALDEGLRGGVSRSAATEAAGILTQLIAPMMPHLAEECWRALGRDGLAAQAGWPEVERGLLVEDEVTLPVQLNGKKRADVTVPRSADVAAVQALVLADEAVQRALEGRTPKKVIVVPGRIVNLVV, from the coding sequence ATGACCACGTCCCCCGCTCAAAGTCCCGCTCCCGAGCGCTACAACGCCAAGGAGACCGAGCCGCGCTGGCAGCAGGCCTGGGACGCGGCGGGCATCTACGCCACGAAGAACGACGATCCCCGGCCGAAATACTACGTGCTGGAGATGTTCCCCTATCCGTCGGGGCGCATCCACATGGGCCACGTGCGCAACTACGCGATGGGCGACGTGGTGGCGCGCTACAAGCGGGCGCGCGGCTTCAACGTGCTGCACCCGATGGGCTGGGACGCCTTCGGTCTGCCCGCCGAGAACGCCGCCATGGAGCGCAAGGTCAACCCGCGCGACTGGACCTACGCCAACATCGCGACGATGCGCGGCCAGTTGCAGAGCATGGGCCTCTCGCTGGACTGGAGCCGGGAGATCGCGACCTGCGACCCCGACTATTACAAGCACCAGCAGCGCATGTTCCTCGACTTCCTGGCCAAGGGGCTGGTGACGCGCCGCACGGCCAAGGTGAACTGGGACCCGGTGGATCACACCGTGCTCGCCAACGAGCAGGTCATCGACGGGCGCGGCTGGCGCTCGGGCGCCCTGGTGGAGCAGCGCGAGCTGACCCAGTGGTTCTTCAAGATCACCGATTTCGCGCAGGACCTCTACGATGCGCTGGACGGCCTGGAGCGCTGGCCGGAAAAAGTCCGGCTGATGCAGAAGAACTGGATCGGCCGCTCGGAGGGGCTCGAGGTCCGCTTCGCCATCGAGGCACCGCCCCACGGCGTCGCCCCCGAGGTGACGGTCTACACCACGCGGCCCGACACCCTGTTCGGCGCGAAGTTCCTGGCGATCGCCGCCGATCACCCGATCGCGGCGAAGCTCGCACCCGCCCATCCGGCCCTCCAGACCTTCATCGAGGAATGCCGGCGCACGGGTACGGCCCAGGCCGCCATCGACACGGCCGAGAAGCTTGGCTTCGACACCGGGCTGAAGGTCCGCCATCCCCTCGACCCGTCCTGGCTGCTGCCGGTCTACGTCGCGAACTTCGTGCTGATGGACTACGGCACCGGCGCGGTCTTCGGATGCCCGGCCCACGACCAGCGCGACCTCGATTTTGCCAACAAGTACGGTCTCGGCAACACGCCCGTGGTCTGCCCGGAAGACCAGGACGCCGGCAGCTTCGTCGTCACCGACACCGCCTATGACGGCGACGGCCGGATGATCAATTCCCGCTTCCTCGACGACATGACCACGGACGAGGCCTTCAAGGCGGTGGCCAACCGCCTCGAAGCCGAGACCCTGTCCGGCACCGCGGTGGCCTCGCGGAAGGTGCAGTTCCGCCTGCGCGACTGGGGCGTCTCGCGCCAGCGCTACTGGGGCTGCCCGATCCCGATCATCCATTGCGAGGCCTGCGGGCCCGTGCCGGTGCCGGTGGCCGACCTGCCGGTGAAGCTGCCGGACGAGGTCTCCTTCGACGTGCCCGGCAATCCGCTGGAGCGCGACCACGCCTGGCGCAACGTCCCCTGCCCCACCTGCGGGAAGCCGGCCCGGCGCGAAACCGACACCATGGACACCTTCGTGGATTCGTCCTGGTACTATGCGCGCTTCACAGCGCCCTGGCTCCAGGACGCGCCCACGGACCGCAAGGCCGTCGACCAGTGGCTCGCCGTCGACCAGTATATCGGCGGTATCGAGCACGCGATCCTGCACCTGCTCTACGCCCGCTTCTTCATGCGGGCGATGAAGGCGACGGACTGGTCCGGCGTCTCCGAGCCCTTCGCCGGCCTGTTCACGCAGGGGATGGTGGTGCACGAGACCTACAAGGATGCGGCCGGCGCCTGGGTGCCCCCGGCCGACATCCGCATCACGGGCGAGGCCGGTGCGCGTCAGGCGTTCCACGTGAAAACAGCGGAGCCGATCGCGATCGGCCCCATCGAGAAGATGTCGAAGTCGAAGAAGAACGTGGTCGACCCCGACGACATCATCGCGAGCTACGGCGCCGATACCGCCCGCTGGTTCATGCTCTCCGATTCGCCGCCCGAGCGCGACGTGATCTGGACCGAGGACGGCGTGCAGGGCGCGGCGCGCTTCGTCCAGCGCGTCTGGCGGCTGGTGTCCCTCGCGGCCGCGTCGGAGGGCAGCGCGGGCAGCGGCGACGCCGCCCTACGCAAGGCCGCGCACAAGGCCCTTGCGTCGGTGGAGGAGGATATCGAACGCCTGCGCTTCAACCGCTGCGTCGCGCATACCTACACGCTGGCCAACGCCCTCGACGAGGGCCTGCGGGGCGGCGTCTCCCGGAGCGCCGCGACGGAAGCGGCCGGCATCCTCACGCAGTTGATCGCCCCGATGATGCCGCACCTCGCGGAGGAGTGCTGGCGGGCGCTCGGCCGCGACGGTCTGGCCGCGCAGGCGGGCTGGCCGGAGGTCGAGCGCGGCCTGCTGGTCGAGGACGAGGTCACCCTCCCCGTCCAGCTCAACGGCAAGAAGCGTGCGGACGTGACCGTCCCCCGCAGCGCCGATGTCGCGGCGGTCCAGGCCCTGGTCCTCGCAGACGAGGCCGTACAGCGGGCCCTCGAAGGGCGAACCCCGAAGAAGGTCATCGTCGTGCCGGGCCGGATCGTGAACCTCGTCGTCTGA
- a CDS encoding amino acid ABC transporter ATP-binding protein, which yields MITMKSVSKWYGDFQVLTDCTTAVNKGEVVVVCGPSGSGKSTLIKTVNALEPFQKGEIVVDGTPVHDRKTNLPKLRARVGMVFQHFELFPHLSITENLTLAQVKVLKRNEGEALKTGLALLDRVGLSAHAKKFPGQLSGGQQQRVAIARALAMNPVVMLFDEPTSALDPEMVGEVLDVMVQLAREGMTMMCVTHEMGFARKVANRVIFMDKGEIVEDATKEDFFGNARSERAQNFLSKILVH from the coding sequence ATGATCACGATGAAGTCCGTCAGCAAATGGTATGGCGACTTCCAGGTCCTCACCGACTGCACCACCGCCGTGAACAAGGGTGAGGTGGTGGTGGTGTGCGGACCCTCCGGGTCGGGCAAGTCGACCCTGATCAAGACCGTCAACGCCCTCGAGCCCTTCCAGAAGGGCGAGATCGTGGTGGACGGCACCCCCGTGCACGACCGCAAGACCAACCTGCCGAAGCTGCGCGCCCGCGTCGGCATGGTGTTCCAGCACTTCGAGCTGTTCCCGCACCTGTCCATCACGGAGAACCTGACCCTCGCCCAGGTGAAGGTGCTCAAGCGCAACGAGGGCGAAGCCCTGAAGACGGGCCTGGCGCTCCTCGACCGGGTCGGCCTCTCGGCCCATGCCAAGAAGTTCCCGGGCCAGCTCTCGGGCGGCCAGCAGCAGCGCGTCGCCATCGCGCGGGCGCTCGCCATGAACCCCGTCGTGATGCTGTTCGACGAGCCGACCTCGGCCCTCGACCCCGAGATGGTGGGCGAGGTGCTCGACGTCATGGTGCAGCTCGCCCGCGAGGGCATGACCATGATGTGCGTGACCCACGAGATGGGCTTTGCCCGCAAGGTCGCCAACCGCGTCATCTTCATGGACAAGGGCGAGATCGTCGAGGACGCCACGAAGGAAGACTTCTTTGGCAACGCCCGCTCGGAGCGCGCGCAGAACTTCCTCTCCAAGATCCTCGTGCACTGA
- a CDS encoding MFS transporter: protein MATHPSLLVSDAVAASLARRGIHYGWAVAAVTFLTMLVTAGAVGAPGVLILPLQREFGWDTATIGSALAVRLLLFGLMGPFAAALMNRYGPRRIVLLALALIAGGLLASLGMREVWQLVLLWGVVVGVGTGLTALVLGATVATRWFSHRRGLVVGLLTASSATGQLVVLPLLAALTEALGWRAALLVICGLLLTAGLGVLALMRDRPEDLGLVPYGETAPAGPGAIGSQATGAIAGGAIAALREAAAARVFWVLFATFFICGASTNGLIQTHFIPLCADYGIGPVQGASVLAVMGVFDFIGTVASGWLSDRYDNRWLLFWYYGLRGLSLMFLPFSDFSFVGLSLFAVFYGLDWIATVPPTVRLTAARFGRERANLVFGWVFAGHQLGAATIAYGAGLSRAELASYLPAFFAAGALCLIAALLILTLGRPVAGQASAPRQAAAARPARA from the coding sequence ATGGCCACGCACCCCTCTCTCCTCGTCTCGGATGCGGTGGCCGCGAGCCTCGCCCGGCGGGGCATCCATTACGGCTGGGCGGTGGCCGCCGTGACCTTCCTCACCATGCTGGTGACGGCGGGCGCGGTCGGGGCCCCCGGCGTCCTGATCCTGCCCCTGCAACGTGAATTCGGCTGGGACACGGCGACGATCGGCTCGGCGCTGGCCGTGCGCCTCCTGCTGTTCGGCCTGATGGGACCCTTCGCCGCCGCCCTGATGAACCGCTACGGGCCGCGCCGCATCGTGCTCCTGGCGCTCGCGCTCATCGCGGGCGGGCTCCTCGCCTCCCTCGGGATGCGGGAGGTCTGGCAACTCGTCCTGCTCTGGGGCGTGGTGGTCGGCGTCGGCACCGGGCTCACCGCCCTGGTGCTCGGCGCCACGGTGGCGACGCGCTGGTTCTCGCACCGGCGCGGCCTCGTCGTCGGCCTGCTCACCGCGAGCTCGGCCACGGGCCAGCTCGTGGTGCTGCCCCTGCTCGCGGCGCTCACCGAGGCCCTGGGCTGGCGCGCCGCCCTCCTGGTGATCTGCGGGCTCCTGCTCACGGCGGGTCTCGGCGTGCTGGCGCTGATGCGCGACCGGCCGGAGGATCTCGGCCTGGTCCCCTACGGCGAGACCGCGCCCGCCGGGCCGGGTGCCATCGGCTCCCAAGCGACTGGAGCGATCGCCGGCGGAGCGATCGCGGCCCTGCGGGAGGCCGCCGCCGCCCGGGTGTTCTGGGTGCTGTTCGCCACCTTCTTCATCTGCGGGGCCAGCACCAACGGGCTGATCCAGACCCACTTCATCCCCCTCTGCGCCGATTACGGCATCGGCCCGGTCCAGGGGGCGAGCGTGCTCGCGGTGATGGGCGTGTTCGACTTCATCGGCACGGTGGCCTCGGGCTGGCTGTCGGACCGCTACGACAACCGCTGGCTCCTGTTCTGGTACTATGGCCTGCGCGGCCTCTCGCTGATGTTCCTGCCGTTCTCGGACTTCTCCTTCGTCGGCCTGTCGCTGTTCGCGGTGTTCTACGGCCTGGACTGGATCGCCACCGTGCCGCCCACGGTTCGGCTCACGGCGGCGCGGTTCGGGCGCGAGCGCGCCAACCTCGTCTTCGGCTGGGTCTTCGCGGGGCACCAACTGGGTGCGGCCACCATCGCGTACGGGGCCGGGCTCTCGCGGGCGGAACTGGCGAGCTACCTGCCGGCCTTCTTCGCGGCGGGCGCGCTCTGCCTGATCGCGGCACTGCTGATCCTCACCCTCGGCCGCCCCGTCGCGGGCCAAGCCTCCGCCCCGCGCCAAGCCGCCGCCGCGCGGCCGGCCCGCGCCTGA
- a CDS encoding amino acid ABC transporter permease — MNYNWNWGIFLEPSPEGAGTYAGMLLSGLLWTVVTALCSWIIAFSLGSVIGVMRTLPSKTANAIGTTYVELFRNIPLLVQMFLWYFVLPEVLPEAWGNGIKQLPNAPFYTAVVCLGFFTASRVAEQVRAGIQALPRGQKMAGTAMGLTVNQTYRYVLLPSAYRMILPPLTSEFLNNLKNTSVALTIGLLELTARARAMQEFSFQVFEAFTAATILYVLINIVVIFTSGWIERRVAVPGHR, encoded by the coding sequence ATGAACTACAACTGGAATTGGGGCATCTTCCTTGAACCTTCCCCGGAAGGGGCCGGAACCTACGCGGGCATGCTGCTCTCGGGCCTGCTCTGGACCGTCGTGACCGCGCTCTGCTCCTGGATCATCGCGTTCTCCCTCGGCTCGGTCATCGGCGTGATGCGCACGCTGCCTTCGAAGACCGCCAACGCCATCGGCACGACCTATGTCGAGCTGTTCCGCAACATCCCGCTCCTGGTGCAGATGTTCCTCTGGTACTTCGTGCTGCCGGAGGTGCTGCCCGAGGCATGGGGCAACGGGATCAAGCAACTGCCCAACGCGCCGTTCTACACGGCGGTGGTGTGTCTCGGCTTCTTCACGGCCTCCCGCGTCGCCGAGCAGGTGCGTGCCGGCATCCAGGCCCTGCCGCGCGGACAGAAGATGGCCGGCACCGCCATGGGCCTCACGGTGAACCAGACCTACCGCTACGTGCTGCTGCCCAGCGCCTACCGGATGATCCTGCCGCCCCTGACATCGGAGTTCCTCAACAACCTGAAGAACACCTCCGTGGCCCTGACCATCGGCCTGCTGGAGTTGACCGCGCGGGCCCGCGCCATGCAGGAATTCTCGTTCCAGGTGTTCGAGGCCTTCACGGCCGCCACCATCCTCTACGTCCTCATCAACATCGTGGTGATCTTCACCTCCGGCTGGATCGAGCGGCGCGTCGCCGTCCCGGGCCATCGCTGA
- the lptE gene encoding LPS assembly lipoprotein LptE, producing the protein MRLALGAAAGGTLRRAARVALVSSLALNLSACFRPLYGPTASGEPMAALLAAVQVDDVLMAQGQERLGHYLRSELIFDLDGSGQSAPKRYRLKMQGSETVQTPIVSSLTGRAEAGTIVGTIKYALEDLSGTKIISEGVATSTATYDRSIQRFASLRAARDAEIRLAKVLAEQIKTRIASVLVTKP; encoded by the coding sequence ATGCGTTTGGCACTCGGAGCGGCAGCGGGCGGAACCCTGCGTCGGGCGGCGCGCGTCGCCCTCGTCTCGTCGCTCGCCCTCAACCTCTCGGCCTGCTTCCGCCCCCTCTACGGCCCCACCGCCTCCGGTGAGCCGATGGCGGCGTTGCTCGCCGCGGTGCAGGTGGACGACGTGCTGATGGCGCAGGGCCAGGAGCGCCTCGGGCACTACCTGCGCAGCGAACTGATCTTCGACCTCGACGGATCGGGCCAGAGCGCGCCCAAGCGCTATCGGCTCAAGATGCAGGGGAGCGAGACGGTGCAGACCCCGATCGTGTCCTCGCTGACCGGGCGCGCCGAAGCGGGCACGATCGTCGGCACGATCAAGTACGCCCTGGAGGACCTGAGCGGCACGAAGATCATCAGCGAGGGTGTCGCCACCTCGACGGCGACGTATGACCGTTCGATCCAGCGCTTCGCCAGCTTGCGCGCCGCCCGCGACGCCGAGATTCGCCTCGCCAAGGTGCTGGCCGAGCAGATCAAGACCCGGATCGCCTCCGTGCTGGTGACCAAGCCCTGA
- a CDS encoding MarR family winged helix-turn-helix transcriptional regulator, with product MDDPRPVICLCNAIRQGARQVTQFYDRQLAPTGLRISQYAMLKGLRRLGPISINGLADAMVMDRTTMGRALRPLERDGLVAIGPGPDGRTRALTLTEAGRARLEAAEPLWQAAQAAFEARYGAAEAATLRGALARVVAAV from the coding sequence ATGGACGATCCTCGCCCGGTGATCTGCCTCTGCAACGCGATCCGCCAGGGCGCCCGGCAGGTCACGCAGTTCTATGACCGGCAGCTCGCCCCGACGGGCCTGCGCATCTCGCAATACGCGATGCTGAAGGGCCTGCGGCGCCTGGGGCCGATCTCGATCAACGGGCTCGCCGACGCGATGGTGATGGACCGGACCACGATGGGCCGGGCCCTGCGCCCCCTGGAGCGCGACGGCCTCGTGGCGATCGGGCCCGGCCCGGACGGGCGCACGCGCGCCCTGACCCTGACCGAGGCGGGCCGGGCGCGGCTGGAGGCGGCCGAGCCGCTCTGGCAGGCGGCGCAGGCCGCGTTCGAGGCGCGCTACGGCGCCGCGGAGGCCGCGACCCTGCGCGGGGCCCTGGCCCGGGTCGTCGCCGCCGTGTGA